In Clostridium sp. JN-1, one genomic interval encodes:
- a CDS encoding D-isomer specific 2-hydroxyacid dehydrogenase family protein yields MKLLAFEVRNDEKAYFKKYALEYQCEITCISDPLTHDNLPMVQGYDAVSILGRSYITADLQDKLAEHGIKCCVTRTIGYNQIDVEHAHEIGLKIANSNYPPTGVADYTVMLILIALRNYKQAMWRGNVNDYSLNGLQGRELHTLTVGIIGTGRIGQCVIKNLSGFGCKILAYDMYENDTVKKYAEYTDLDTIISSCDIISLHTPLLESTYHIINQEKINHMKDNVVLINCARGELMDIDALIYGIESQKISALALDVIEGEDGIYHQDKRSDIISNEKMAYLRQFPNVTMTQHMAFYTDTAVSSMVNCAIKSARDLTEKGICDTII; encoded by the coding sequence ATGAAACTTCTAGCTTTTGAAGTACGTAATGATGAAAAAGCATATTTTAAAAAATATGCATTAGAATATCAGTGTGAAATTACATGTATCTCTGATCCTCTGACTCATGATAATTTACCAATGGTGCAAGGTTATGACGCAGTTTCTATTTTAGGAAGAAGCTATATAACAGCAGATTTGCAGGATAAATTAGCGGAACATGGAATAAAGTGCTGTGTCACAAGAACAATTGGTTATAATCAAATTGATGTAGAACATGCTCATGAAATTGGTTTAAAGATTGCAAATTCAAATTATCCACCTACAGGTGTAGCCGATTATACGGTAATGCTTATATTAATAGCTTTAAGAAATTATAAACAAGCAATGTGGCGTGGAAATGTAAATGACTATTCTTTGAATGGTTTGCAAGGACGTGAGCTCCATACATTAACTGTAGGGATCATCGGTACCGGAAGAATCGGACAATGTGTTATTAAAAATCTTTCTGGATTTGGTTGTAAAATACTTGCATATGATATGTATGAAAATGACACAGTAAAAAAATATGCTGAATATACAGATTTAGATACAATTATAAGTTCATGTGATATTATTTCGCTGCATACACCTTTACTAGAAAGTACATACCACATAATTAATCAAGAAAAAATTAACCATATGAAAGATAATGTAGTTTTAATAAACTGTGCGCGCGGCGAACTAATGGACATTGATGCATTAATTTATGGAATTGAGTCACAAAAAATAAGTGCATTAGCACTAGATGTTATCGAGGGAGAAGATGGTATCTACCACCAAGATAAACGAAGCGATATTATCAGCAATGAGAAGATGGCATATTTGCGTCAGTTTCCAAATGTTACAATGACACAACATATGGCTTTTTATACTGACACTGCAGTATCAAGCATGGTAAACTGTGCAATAAAATCCGCTCGTGATCTTACTGAAAAAGGTATCTGTGATACAATTATTTAA
- a CDS encoding thiolase domain-containing protein — translation MRNVSVIGIGETKMGKHPDRSLRSLIEEAGSKAITDAGIEKKMIQSVFVGNFNSSFLAYQSHIGPMVTEVLGLKNIPALRTEGACASGSLAFRQGYMAIASGLYDIVLVGGVEKMTHQPTEVVTTGIASASDYEKEASLGITFPSIFAMIANRYFYEYRNVREEMALCAVSNHNNALLNPDAQMQKAITVDQVKNGFPVASPLTVFDCSLVTDGAAFVVLAATDIAKSISKKRIIEVAGLGHAGDTLTAATKKSLTSFAATQMAAQQAYKMAGLTPNDIDMAEVHDCFTITQIINIEDLGFFSKGKGGDAVAEGKTTLHGSIPINTSGGLKSKGHPIGGTGISQIYEIVTQLRGDAGARQVKKADIGMTHNIGGTAATCTVNIFRGL, via the coding sequence GTGAGAAATGTATCTGTAATAGGTATAGGTGAAACTAAGATGGGTAAACATCCTGATAGATCACTGAGGAGTCTCATCGAAGAAGCAGGTTCAAAAGCTATTACTGATGCGGGAATAGAAAAAAAAATGATCCAATCTGTCTTTGTAGGAAACTTTAACAGTTCCTTTTTGGCTTATCAGAGTCATATAGGTCCTATGGTTACAGAGGTTTTAGGACTTAAAAATATTCCTGCATTAAGGACAGAAGGAGCATGTGCTTCGGGAAGTTTAGCTTTTCGCCAGGGCTATATGGCTATTGCTTCTGGTTTGTATGATATTGTTTTAGTAGGTGGTGTAGAAAAAATGACTCATCAGCCTACTGAAGTCGTAACCACAGGCATTGCAAGTGCTTCCGATTATGAAAAGGAAGCAAGTCTTGGAATAACGTTTCCTTCCATATTTGCTATGATTGCTAATCGTTATTTCTATGAGTATAGAAATGTTCGAGAAGAGATGGCTCTTTGTGCTGTAAGCAACCACAATAATGCATTGTTAAATCCAGATGCACAAATGCAAAAAGCTATTACTGTGGATCAGGTTAAGAACGGATTTCCTGTTGCTTCACCACTTACAGTTTTTGACTGTTCACTAGTTACTGATGGTGCAGCCTTTGTTGTTCTAGCTGCAACTGACATTGCAAAATCAATTAGTAAGAAGAGAATCATTGAAGTTGCTGGCTTAGGCCATGCAGGTGACACTCTTACCGCAGCAACAAAGAAGAGTCTTACTAGTTTTGCAGCTACACAGATGGCTGCACAGCAGGCATATAAAATGGCAGGTCTTACTCCTAATGATATTGACATGGCTGAAGTTCATGATTGTTTTACAATAACTCAGATTATTAATATTGAAGACCTTGGCTTCTTCTCAAAGGGTAAAGGCGGCGATGCCGTAGCCGAAGGCAAGACAACACTCCACGGCAGCATACCAATTAATACTAGCGGCGGTTTGAAGTCTAAGGGTCACCCTATCGGTGGTACTGGTATCAGCCAAATTTATGAGATTGTTACCCAATTGCGCGGAGATGCAGGAGCAAGACAAGTTAAAAAAGCGGATATTGGTATGACTCATAATATTGGCGGTACAGCAGCAACTTGTACAGTAAATATCTTTAGGGGGTTGTAA
- a CDS encoding DUF5050 domain-containing protein: MNVYEGSIYFTDEQDGNGLYKMNTDGLNVTKLTNDESYFINISGDRI; this comes from the coding sequence ATGAATGTATATGAAGGTTCTATATACTTTACAGATGAGCAAGATGGTAATGGTTTATACAAAATGAATACTGATGGTTTAAATGTAACTAAGCTGACTAATGATGAGAGTTACTTCATTAATATCTCTGGAGATAGAATATAG
- a CDS encoding CoA-transferase encodes MKSKIISLSDAVQKYVKDRSMVASGGFPMSRQSTIFCKEILRQKKAGKIAVNDLFWVEPGIGFGGDMLIAEGVIDSVISTFTGHERPGLSKVTRDSLEKGIPRKIKWEDETNLSLNLKIMAGALNIPFIPSNSCVWGDLRKPGLWDQKLPYQKDIIMEDPYGSGKKVALLQAVNPDVTVVHVNFADEKGNGIILGSVYYDYWMGRCGKNIILIADHIVDTAMCRQYPNLVTIPGAGVDAVVPWYMGAWPTNSPGIYGEDIEHMTSFIKTCRDKAALREYLDKYVYSWNTHEEYLKLIDNKEKLENNPANVLAEPFKQWIKY; translated from the coding sequence ATGAAAAGTAAAATAATTTCTTTAAGTGATGCTGTACAAAAATATGTAAAAGATCGATCAATGGTTGCATCCGGTGGTTTTCCAATGTCTAGGCAGAGCACAATATTTTGTAAGGAAATTCTAAGACAGAAGAAGGCAGGAAAAATTGCTGTCAATGATCTGTTTTGGGTAGAACCTGGTATAGGTTTTGGTGGAGATATGCTTATAGCCGAAGGAGTAATTGACTCAGTTATATCTACCTTTACCGGTCATGAGAGACCAGGTCTTAGTAAAGTTACTAGAGATTCCTTGGAAAAAGGCATTCCAAGAAAAATTAAATGGGAAGATGAAACTAATTTAAGTTTAAATTTAAAGATTATGGCAGGAGCATTAAATATACCATTTATTCCTTCTAACTCCTGTGTCTGGGGCGATCTTAGAAAACCAGGACTATGGGATCAAAAATTGCCGTATCAAAAGGATATTATTATGGAGGATCCTTATGGTTCAGGAAAGAAGGTTGCTTTACTTCAAGCAGTTAATCCTGACGTGACAGTAGTTCATGTAAACTTTGCCGATGAAAAAGGTAACGGAATTATTCTAGGATCAGTTTATTATGACTATTGGATGGGACGATGCGGGAAAAATATTATTTTAATAGCTGACCATATTGTAGATACTGCAATGTGCCGCCAGTATCCTAATCTTGTAACAATACCTGGAGCAGGAGTCGATGCAGTTGTACCTTGGTATATGGGGGCTTGGCCTACAAATTCCCCAGGAATATATGGTGAGGACATTGAACATATGACTTCCTTTATTAAAACTTGCCGTGACAAGGCAGCTCTTCGCGAGTACCTTGATAAGTATGTATATTCTTGGAATACTCATGAGGAGTATTTAAAACTTATAGATAATAAGGAAAAGCTTGAGAATAATCCAGCTAATGTATTGGCTGAACCATTTAAGCAGTGGATTAAATATTAA
- a CDS encoding 3-hydroxyacyl-CoA dehydrogenase: MIIQNKTAIVSGGASGLGEATTRRLLSLGAKVVVLDTNSDKGNDLVEELGANLAFYKTDITRTEEIQAAIDFAVYKFGRLDIVVNCAGIARGMKTASKKAPHDIDLFKLTINVNLVGTFDVCRLAAFKMISNEPCETGERGVIINTASAAAFEGQIGQVAYAASKAGIAGTTICMARDLSTEGIRVCTIAPGLFDTPMMSNLPDSVKVELAKNVPFPSRLGNPKEYAMLAQHVIENPMLNGETIRLDGALRMTPR, encoded by the coding sequence ATGATTATCCAAAACAAAACTGCCATTGTATCTGGTGGGGCTTCTGGATTAGGAGAGGCTACAACTAGAAGACTTTTAAGCCTTGGAGCGAAAGTAGTAGTTCTGGATACTAACAGTGATAAAGGAAATGATTTAGTTGAAGAATTAGGAGCTAACTTGGCATTTTACAAAACAGATATTACCAGAACTGAGGAAATTCAAGCTGCTATTGATTTTGCTGTCTATAAATTTGGTAGATTAGATATTGTAGTAAACTGCGCAGGTATTGCACGCGGTATGAAAACAGCAAGTAAGAAAGCACCCCATGATATTGATCTCTTTAAGCTAACTATTAATGTTAACTTAGTTGGAACTTTTGATGTTTGCCGTCTTGCAGCATTTAAAATGATCAGTAACGAGCCTTGTGAGACAGGTGAACGTGGAGTTATTATAAATACTGCTTCAGCAGCAGCCTTTGAAGGCCAGATAGGGCAAGTTGCATATGCTGCAAGTAAGGCAGGTATTGCCGGAACAACAATTTGTATGGCACGTGACCTTTCAACAGAAGGTATACGTGTTTGTACAATAGCTCCAGGACTATTTGACACACCAATGATGTCTAATTTGCCTGATTCTGTAAAAGTTGAGCTTGCGAAAAATGTTCCATTCCCATCAAGATTGGGAAATCCAAAAGAATATGCAATGTTGGCTCAGCATGTTATTGAAAATCCAATGTTGAATGGAGAAACCATTAGGTTAGATGGAGCTTTACGCATGACTCCAAGATAA
- a CDS encoding L-lactate dehydrogenase translates to MKRNTKISIIGAGAVGSTTAYALMNSGLATEIVIVDINKEKAKGEAMDLSHGACFVKPVEIKSGDYKDTKDSDIVIITAGAPSKPGETRLDLIGRNLKIFKSIVPDVVKYSPNSILLVVSNPVDILTYITYKLSGFPANRVIGSGTVLDTSRFRYMLGKHFDMDPRNIHTYIMGEHGDSEIAAWSLTSIAGMKVDEFCSAAFKKCDDSFEESIAKDVKNAAYDVIEKKGCTNYAVGLAIKRIVEAILGDENAILTVSSLLSGEYNINDIYMGVPSIVGREGVKRILEVPLDDDEFSKLCESAKTLKEHIDKSNIG, encoded by the coding sequence ATGAAAAGAAATACAAAAATATCAATAATAGGAGCTGGTGCTGTAGGTTCCACTACTGCTTATGCACTAATGAACTCAGGACTTGCAACAGAAATAGTTATAGTTGATATAAATAAAGAAAAAGCCAAAGGCGAAGCGATGGATTTGTCCCACGGAGCATGCTTTGTGAAACCTGTAGAAATAAAATCTGGAGATTATAAAGATACAAAAGACTCAGATATAGTTATAATAACAGCTGGTGCACCTTCAAAACCTGGAGAAACAAGATTAGATCTTATAGGCAGAAACCTTAAAATATTTAAGTCGATTGTTCCAGATGTAGTTAAATACAGTCCAAATAGTATATTACTTGTAGTTTCAAACCCTGTAGATATACTTACTTATATAACTTACAAGCTGTCAGGTTTCCCAGCTAATAGAGTTATAGGTTCAGGTACAGTACTTGATACATCTAGATTTAGATACATGCTTGGGAAACACTTTGATATGGACCCAAGAAATATACATACTTATATAATGGGTGAACATGGCGATTCAGAAATAGCAGCTTGGAGTTTAACAAGCATAGCTGGAATGAAAGTAGATGAATTTTGCAGTGCTGCATTTAAGAAATGTGATGATTCCTTCGAGGAATCTATAGCAAAAGATGTTAAAAATGCAGCTTATGATGTAATAGAGAAAAAAGGATGTACAAACTATGCAGTTGGATTAGCAATAAAGAGGATAGTTGAAGCTATCTTGGGAGATGAAAATGCTATACTTACAGTTTCAAGTTTACTTTCTGGTGAATATAATATAAATGATATATATATGGGAGTTCCTTCTATAGTAGGTAGAGAAGGTGTTAAACGTATATTAGAAGTGCCTTTAGATGATGATGAGTTCTCAAAATTATGTGAATCAGCTAAAACTTTAAAGGAACATATTGATAAAAGCAATATTGGATAA
- a CDS encoding CoA-transferase, producing MEGNKELLKKNTPMEFACCKAAEFCEGGTNIFVGVGLSLLPAQLAQRTFAPDIAIVYEGGSIGSTPVGRVPWGVDDTVIQSNAECQTDLVTTLGCLAQSGRVDVTYLGAAQCDKYANLNTTIRGNDYTSPKVRISGSGGGHDLAVGSKKVVVIMNHAADRIVDKLDYRTSPGFCEGGRSRWDVWNLSGGGPAAIITDLAVLKPNPVTYELEIAEIYPFTTIEEVKEKTGFDIKAAKDFKITGIPTDEQIKIIREQLDTSGDFTGWKKLFK from the coding sequence ATGGAAGGAAATAAGGAGCTCCTAAAAAAGAACACACCTATGGAATTTGCCTGTTGTAAAGCAGCTGAATTTTGTGAAGGTGGAACAAATATTTTTGTTGGAGTTGGATTGAGTCTGCTGCCTGCCCAATTGGCTCAAAGAACATTTGCACCAGATATTGCTATTGTTTATGAAGGCGGTTCAATTGGTTCAACTCCAGTAGGTCGAGTACCTTGGGGTGTGGATGATACTGTCATTCAATCTAATGCTGAATGTCAGACAGATTTAGTTACAACCTTAGGATGTCTAGCTCAATCAGGAAGGGTTGATGTAACGTATCTTGGAGCAGCACAATGTGATAAATATGCAAACTTAAATACTACAATAAGAGGAAACGATTACACAAGTCCTAAAGTAAGAATATCAGGAAGCGGCGGCGGACATGATTTGGCAGTTGGTTCAAAAAAAGTTGTGGTTATTATGAATCATGCTGCAGATAGAATAGTTGATAAACTAGATTATAGAACGAGTCCTGGATTTTGTGAAGGTGGGCGTTCTAGATGGGATGTTTGGAATCTTTCAGGAGGCGGACCTGCAGCCATTATTACTGATTTAGCAGTTTTGAAACCTAATCCTGTTACTTATGAATTGGAGATTGCTGAGATTTATCCATTTACAACTATTGAAGAAGTTAAGGAAAAGACTGGTTTTGACATCAAGGCAGCTAAGGATTTTAAGATTACAGGTATTCCTACTGATGAACAGATTAAAATTATCAGAGAACAACTTGATACATCTGGAGATTTTACAGGCTGGAAAAAGTTATTTAAATAG
- a CDS encoding PqqD family protein — MLNNNEEVLNIIFKISDNLEYETDKDNIVTILEKQDHKIQRFFRKLKFRIPEYKKTTLDEYGSYVLLQIDGKKTIKEIGENLEAKFGDEVHPLYERLLLFLNHIDVNCHYIEKTNL, encoded by the coding sequence ATGCTGAATAACAACGAAGAGGTTTTAAATATAATATTTAAAATCTCAGATAACTTAGAATATGAAACAGATAAAGACAATATTGTGACTATACTTGAAAAACAAGATCATAAGATCCAAAGGTTCTTTAGAAAACTTAAATTTAGAATTCCAGAATATAAGAAAACTACTTTGGATGAATATGGAAGTTACGTATTGTTACAAATAGATGGCAAGAAAACTATAAAAGAGATTGGCGAAAATCTAGAAGCAAAGTTTGGTGATGAAGTTCACCCTCTTTATGAAAGATTATTGTTATTCTTAAATCATATTGATGTTAATTGTCACTATATAGAAAAAACAAATTTATAA
- a CDS encoding LysR family transcriptional regulator, with translation MNWQHLIYFQEVAKNEHLTKAAENLFITTSALSRAINSLEEEIGVVLFEKKGRNIKLNKYGRVFYGYVNNSIREIKEGILATQNLANIKTGTIHVSSIFSVGAYYVPDLIRTFHEKNKDINIELTQKTTQHILHDVLDGITDIGFCGEFKDDDEFSLISKEPIYNEEMILIVPDSHPLAQREQVSFEDIKDETFIGYNNSTGIVHTIYNGIAKKGYPDFKFKTAFKSNEGNNVTGLVRANLGIAFVVNNPSIYTGGVTVLKLSDLYFIRTIYMVWKKDIYLSPAAKAFRSFVLSNINEPSK, from the coding sequence ATGAATTGGCAGCATTTAATATATTTTCAGGAAGTTGCAAAAAATGAACATCTTACTAAAGCTGCAGAAAACTTATTTATCACAACATCAGCTTTAAGTAGGGCTATCAATAGTCTTGAGGAAGAAATAGGCGTCGTTCTTTTTGAAAAAAAAGGAAGAAATATTAAACTAAATAAATATGGAAGGGTTTTTTATGGTTATGTAAACAATTCCATTAGAGAGATTAAAGAAGGTATTCTAGCAACTCAAAATTTAGCTAATATTAAAACTGGAACAATTCATGTAAGCAGTATATTTTCAGTTGGTGCTTACTATGTGCCTGATTTAATTAGAACATTTCACGAAAAAAATAAAGATATAAATATAGAACTCACTCAAAAAACTACTCAACATATACTCCATGATGTATTAGATGGTATAACAGACATAGGATTTTGTGGAGAGTTTAAAGATGATGATGAATTTTCACTTATTAGTAAAGAACCTATATATAATGAAGAAATGATATTAATAGTCCCTGACTCCCATCCATTAGCTCAAAGGGAACAGGTAAGCTTTGAAGACATTAAAGATGAAACTTTTATAGGCTATAATAATAGTACTGGTATAGTTCATACAATTTACAATGGAATTGCAAAAAAAGGATATCCTGATTTTAAGTTTAAAACTGCCTTTAAATCTAATGAAGGTAATAATGTTACTGGTTTAGTAAGAGCTAATCTAGGAATTGCTTTTGTTGTAAATAATCCAAGCATATATACCGGCGGGGTAACTGTATTAAAATTATCAGATTTATATTTTATTCGAACCATATATATGGTATGGAAAAAAGATATATACCTGTCTCCTGCGGCAAAAGCTTTTAGGAGCTTTGTATTATCTAATATTAATGAGCCTTCAAAATAA
- a CDS encoding enoyl-CoA hydratase-related protein yields MIEEKSVLLEKENGIATVTMNRPRVLNTLHPNLITELVDTLNEVENDASIRVVILTGAGRAFCAGGDLPYINELKTAVDGRKYIRHASQIVSTITKMSKPVIGMVNGVAAGAGFNIALACDIVLCAKSARFAQSFSKVGLVPDCGGTYFLTKAVGLHKAKELMFTADLINSDTALQLGIVNQVIDDAELKEAAVKFAERLANSASIALALTKRILNLKESQELEYSLELEAGMQCVCLQTEDNKEGVKAFKEKRKPVFKGK; encoded by the coding sequence ATGATAGAAGAAAAATCTGTCCTATTGGAGAAAGAAAATGGTATTGCAACTGTTACCATGAATAGACCTAGGGTACTTAATACGCTGCATCCAAATTTGATTACTGAGCTAGTTGATACTTTAAATGAAGTTGAAAATGATGCTTCAATTAGAGTAGTAATATTAACAGGTGCAGGAAGAGCATTTTGTGCAGGCGGTGATTTGCCTTATATTAATGAACTTAAGACTGCTGTTGATGGACGTAAATACATCAGGCATGCTTCACAAATAGTAAGCACTATAACAAAAATGAGCAAACCTGTAATAGGTATGGTTAATGGTGTAGCTGCAGGAGCAGGATTTAACATAGCCTTAGCTTGTGACATTGTTCTTTGTGCTAAATCAGCTAGGTTTGCACAGAGTTTTAGCAAGGTTGGTCTTGTTCCAGACTGCGGTGGAACATATTTTCTGACCAAGGCAGTAGGGCTGCATAAGGCAAAGGAATTAATGTTTACAGCAGATTTAATAAACTCAGATACAGCACTGCAACTTGGAATAGTCAATCAAGTAATTGATGATGCTGAACTAAAAGAGGCAGCCGTTAAATTTGCAGAAAGACTGGCAAATTCAGCATCAATTGCTCTAGCTTTAACAAAGAGAATATTAAATTTAAAGGAAAGTCAAGAACTTGAATATTCATTAGAATTAGAGGCAGGAATGCAGTGCGTCTGCTTGCAGACAGAGGACAATAAGGAAGGTGTAAAGGCATTTAAAGAGAAGAGAAAGCCTGTATTTAAAGGAAAGTAG
- a CDS encoding LysM peptidoglycan-binding domain-containing protein: MIIHVIKSGESLWQISNYYDVSINKIIEVNGLPYADRLVIGQALLIPTEDFFHNVKAGETIWSIAKSYGISPQSIIQANPAVNPDSIYPGLKLYIPAPKHIVKPGETLSEIADLYGISLQSLMTANDIKNPSMIQPGETLVIPVKRERPNIDVNGYIYFLGNEAVPIVKDEGKYLTYLSPFAYRIREDGSLQPIDDTPAINEGINQKAVPMMAITNFTSTELGQNLAHVVLSSPSVQQTLFTNIINTMKQKGYKGVNIDFEGVLPADRDLYNRFLREAVLRLHRENFFVSSALAPKTSEQQQGSLYTAHDYRFHGRILDFVILMTYEWGYRLGPPQPISPLNQIIRVLDYAVSVIPRDKIYFGFQLYARDWLIPHVSGQQAETFSMQEALTRAINHGAAIQYDPISQTPFYQYKDKDGRMHEVWFEDARSAQAKFDTVKRYNLRGISYWALGFPFPQNWALLEDNFSIKKLI, encoded by the coding sequence GTGATTATTCATGTAATTAAATCAGGGGAATCACTTTGGCAAATATCAAATTATTATGATGTATCCATTAATAAAATAATAGAAGTTAATGGACTTCCATATGCTGACCGATTAGTTATTGGTCAAGCGTTACTCATCCCAACAGAAGACTTTTTTCATAATGTAAAAGCCGGTGAAACTATATGGAGTATTGCAAAGTCTTATGGAATTTCACCGCAGTCAATTATTCAGGCAAATCCAGCAGTTAATCCTGATAGTATTTATCCAGGACTTAAATTATATATTCCAGCACCTAAACATATCGTAAAACCAGGAGAAACTCTAAGCGAAATTGCTGACTTATATGGTATATCTTTACAAAGTCTTATGACAGCAAATGATATTAAAAACCCCAGTATGATCCAACCTGGAGAAACATTAGTTATTCCAGTTAAGCGTGAGCGACCTAATATAGATGTGAATGGTTATATATATTTTTTAGGCAATGAAGCAGTACCTATTGTTAAAGATGAAGGTAAATACTTAACTTACCTAAGTCCCTTTGCATATAGAATACGAGAAGATGGTTCTCTTCAACCGATAGATGATACCCCTGCAATTAATGAAGGGATCAATCAAAAAGCTGTTCCAATGATGGCCATTACAAATTTTACATCAACTGAACTGGGGCAAAATCTTGCCCATGTTGTTTTATCTAGCCCTAGTGTCCAGCAAACTTTGTTTACAAATATAATTAATACCATGAAACAAAAGGGATATAAAGGAGTAAATATTGATTTTGAGGGTGTACTTCCTGCAGATCGTGACCTTTATAATAGATTTCTTAGAGAAGCAGTACTGCGTTTGCATAGAGAAAACTTTTTCGTATCAAGTGCCTTAGCACCAAAAACAAGTGAACAGCAGCAGGGATCGCTATATACGGCCCATGACTATAGATTTCATGGAAGAATTCTTGATTTTGTTATACTTATGACTTATGAATGGGGATATCGACTTGGTCCCCCACAGCCAATTTCTCCATTAAATCAAATTATACGTGTTTTAGACTACGCAGTTTCTGTCATTCCAAGAGATAAAATCTACTTTGGCTTTCAGCTTTATGCAAGAGATTGGTTGATTCCTCATGTAAGCGGTCAGCAAGCTGAAACCTTTAGTATGCAGGAGGCATTGACAAGAGCTATTAACCATGGGGCAGCTATTCAATACGATCCCATTTCTCAAACACCATTTTATCAATATAAAGATAAAGATGGAAGAATGCATGAAGTGTGGTTTGAAGATGCTCGCAGTGCCCAAGCAAAGTTTGATACAGTAAAAAGATATAATTTGAGAGGTATCAGTTACTGGGCTTTAGGTTTCCCATTTCCACAAAATTGGGCTTTGCTTGAAGATAACTTTAGTATTAAAAAACTAATTTAA
- a CDS encoding LysR family transcriptional regulator gives MNTKQLEYFVSLTETLNFTKTAQKFYISQTAVTKQIKRLEQMLDTKLFIRNNHHVELTPAGSVFLTQAKIILFKIEEAAERVHLTTIGFVGVLRIGFVMGYEKTSFSDLLFQFHNKYPNISIIFVRGNEKELYDKVSNLELDIVFNTWNEKEMTSLLDKYLIKAYSLNVIVHPTHPLASRKSVRFEELTNETIFRYSEIQDIESILLMVSANMGIAILPSYCVRYLNQSQHLMIISLEDGNEYVNIMAIWNRENYNPALPKLTQIIKN, from the coding sequence ATGAATACTAAACAATTGGAGTATTTTGTATCTTTAACTGAAACGTTAAATTTTACTAAAACAGCACAGAAATTTTATATATCCCAGACTGCAGTAACCAAGCAAATTAAAAGATTAGAGCAGATGTTAGACACCAAATTATTTATTAGGAATAATCATCATGTGGAATTGACACCAGCTGGAAGTGTATTCTTGACACAAGCAAAAATTATTCTTTTCAAGATTGAAGAAGCTGCAGAAAGAGTGCATTTAACTACTATTGGTTTTGTTGGTGTATTACGTATTGGATTTGTAATGGGTTATGAAAAGACATCTTTTTCAGATTTGCTTTTCCAGTTTCACAATAAGTATCCTAATATTTCAATTATATTTGTTAGAGGAAATGAAAAAGAATTATATGATAAAGTTTCTAACCTCGAATTGGATATAGTTTTTAATACTTGGAATGAAAAAGAAATGACATCACTATTGGATAAATATTTAATCAAAGCTTATTCATTGAATGTTATCGTACATCCAACACATCCATTAGCATCTCGAAAATCAGTACGTTTTGAAGAATTAACAAATGAAACTATTTTCAGATATAGTGAAATTCAAGATATCGAATCTATTCTCTTAATGGTATCTGCTAATATGGGAATTGCTATATTACCTTCTTATTGTGTACGGTATTTAAATCAATCTCAACATCTTATGATAATATCGCTGGAAGATGGTAATGAATATGTCAATATTATGGCTATATGGAATAGAGAAAACTATAATCCAGCACTGCCTAAATTAACTCAGATTATTAAGAATTAA